In a genomic window of Acidimicrobiia bacterium:
- a CDS encoding DUF1028 domain-containing protein, whose protein sequence is MGVAVQSRFFAVGAVVPWLEAGVGAVATQAIAEIAHGPDTLSQLRGGSAPADALAAVLGADAHADTRQVAVVDAAGRSAAHTGSSCIEAAGHIIGDGFSAQANMMWHPGVPEAMAAAFLASDGPLAVRLLGALDAAQLAGGDLRGQQSASLAVVAGAATARPGHDQVVDVRVEDHPKPWSSSGASWV, encoded by the coding sequence TTGGGTGTGGCCGTGCAGTCACGCTTCTTCGCGGTGGGGGCAGTCGTTCCGTGGCTCGAGGCGGGGGTCGGCGCGGTGGCCACGCAGGCGATCGCAGAGATCGCCCATGGCCCCGACACGCTCAGCCAGCTCCGCGGCGGTAGCGCGCCCGCGGACGCGCTCGCGGCGGTGTTGGGTGCCGACGCGCACGCGGACACCCGGCAGGTGGCCGTGGTGGATGCGGCGGGTCGCTCGGCGGCGCACACCGGGTCGTCGTGCATCGAGGCGGCGGGTCATATCATCGGCGATGGCTTCAGCGCCCAGGCCAACATGATGTGGCACCCCGGCGTACCTGAGGCGATGGCGGCGGCCTTCCTCGCCTCCGACGGTCCGCTGGCCGTCCGGCTGCTCGGTGCCCTCGACGCGGCACAGCTCGCGGGTGGTGATCTGCGCGGACAGCAATCGGCGTCGCTCGCGGTGGTCGCGGGCGCGGCGACTGCCCGCCCTGGCCACGACCAGGTGGTCGATGTCCGGGTGGAGGATCATCCCAAGCCGTGGTCGAGCTCCGGCGCCTCGTGGGTCTGA
- a CDS encoding potassium channel protein: MGPATTRERISERSRCERTSTSVVQGEVKSVSQTGGLRSILVGNPMDARPRNLRAMLAEAKDLSELMVDLAYAALFFGDPDMAEEVDQLEDQMSDLVHEMRAVSVLAARHPKEAEAMASVLQVVSSIERIGNAAVDIARIVTHRLGIPRELVADLSNAEEVSHRVRIREGSHLARRPLAALELPVQIGMRVMAIRRERHWITHVDGDAICLPGDVIFLRGSPAGISRLRELAAAPYWEPPVPPEEDVLSDLDRAVDVLVEMKNISEVAVGLAYSALVLRDQGLAAEVRHLEDRLDEMKDRLELWVLRASNDRIDPAPLRGLLHLSQAAEDLGDAAQQMVWLIEEKEELHPILSIALGDSDDVVVRVPVAAGSEAEGASLAELEFDIEPGFHILAVLRGGRYLYRPRGPVRLAAEDGLIASGPDEGHRLLAQRCGWHLTEDDDTGEDTLAPLRRSPA; encoded by the coding sequence ATGGGGCCCGCCACCACGAGGGAGAGGATCAGTGAGAGGAGTCGTTGTGAACGCACGAGCACCAGTGTGGTCCAGGGGGAAGTGAAGTCCGTGTCACAGACTGGCGGTTTGCGTTCTATCCTGGTCGGGAACCCGATGGATGCCAGACCCCGCAACCTCAGAGCCATGCTCGCCGAAGCGAAGGATCTTTCGGAACTCATGGTGGACTTGGCCTACGCCGCCCTGTTTTTTGGCGACCCCGACATGGCCGAGGAGGTGGACCAACTCGAAGACCAGATGTCGGATCTGGTGCACGAGATGCGCGCCGTGTCGGTCCTGGCGGCGCGTCATCCCAAGGAGGCCGAGGCGATGGCATCGGTGCTTCAGGTGGTCTCCTCGATCGAACGCATCGGCAACGCCGCGGTGGACATCGCCCGAATCGTCACCCATCGTCTCGGTATCCCGCGGGAACTGGTAGCCGACCTTTCCAACGCCGAAGAGGTATCGCACCGTGTGCGCATTCGGGAGGGTTCACATCTGGCCCGGCGTCCGTTGGCGGCTCTTGAACTGCCGGTACAGATCGGGATGCGCGTGATGGCGATTCGTCGCGAACGTCACTGGATCACGCACGTGGATGGCGACGCCATTTGCCTGCCGGGTGACGTGATCTTTCTGCGCGGTTCACCGGCGGGGATTTCCCGACTCCGAGAGTTGGCGGCGGCCCCCTACTGGGAGCCGCCGGTTCCACCCGAAGAAGATGTTCTCTCCGACCTCGACCGCGCCGTGGATGTGTTGGTCGAAATGAAGAACATTTCTGAGGTGGCGGTGGGCTTGGCCTATTCGGCACTGGTGTTGCGCGATCAGGGTTTGGCGGCCGAGGTGCGTCATCTGGAGGACCGTCTCGACGAGATGAAAGACCGCCTGGAGCTCTGGGTCTTGCGGGCCAGTAACGATCGCATTGATCCGGCCCCCCTGCGGGGCCTGCTCCATCTGTCGCAGGCTGCCGAGGATCTTGGCGACGCCGCCCAGCAGATGGTGTGGCTCATTGAGGAGAAAGAGGAACTCCACCCGATCCTGTCGATCGCGCTGGGCGACTCCGATGACGTGGTCGTGCGGGTGCCGGTGGCGGCAGGGTCGGAGGCGGAGGGGGCTTCTCTGGCCGAGTTGGAGTTCGATATCGAGCCGGGGTTCCACATCCTGGCGGTCCTGCGGGGCGGCCGGTACCTGTATCGCCCTCGGGGCCCGGTGCGGCTGGCCGCCGAAGACGGGCTGATTGCCTCCGGGCCCGACGAAGGCCACCGCTTGTTGGCCCAGCGATGCGGCTGGCACCTCACCGAGGACGACGACACCGGCGAGGACACCCTCGCTCCTCTGCGTCGCTCGCCGGCCTGA
- a CDS encoding error-prone DNA polymerase, producing MGFTNPDVSWKELERTLSDRAHPGRPARAPVEATGGDSPAWSPVRSAYEPPPGLTRRTNVTPYAELHCHSTFSFLDGASHPEELAEEAARLGLEALAITDHDGFYGVVRFAEAARAVGVPTVFGAELSLGLTKAQNGVPDPEGTHLLVLARDPEGYARLASVMSTAHLAGAEKGKPDYRDIAWDTVHGEHWLVLTGCRKGSVPAALERHGPAAAARELEALIATFGRANVVVELCDHGDPLDSHRNDALARLAIQAGVDVVATTNAHYATPAGRPLATAMAAVRARRSMDELDGWLPACAGAHLRSGDEQARRFARWPGAVERAAELGRACAFDLHLVAPRLPPFACPDGGSEMAYLRHLTATGAQSRYGSGGEERVAGAYRQIEHELAMIEQLGFPGYFLVVWDIVDFCRRSNIYCQGRGSAANSAVCYALGITNVDAVQLGLLFERFLSPERDGPPDIDIDIESGRREEVIQYVYAKYGRRHAAQVANVITYRAKSSIRDVAKALGYAPGQQDAWATQVDAGGGVAVTAQQQKVEQEIPADVLALAAALEHAPRHLGIHSGGMVICDRPIVEVCPVEWARMENRTVLQWDKDDCAAVGLVKFDLLGLGMLEVLHGCIDMVREVHGDLHVDLATLPQDDEVYDMLSRADSIGVFQVESRAQMATLPRLRPRVFYDLVVEVALIRPGPIQGGSVHPYIRRRNGQEEVTYLHPLLERSLNKTLGVPLFQEQLMQMAIDVAGFSPGEADMLRQAMGSKRSRERMERLHQRFAKGAGERGVSPDVIEVIWEQLAAFASYGFPESHSVSFAYLVYASSWLKRWYPAAFCAALLDAQPMGFYAPHTLVGDARRHGVEVRTPDLNASAAITTLEGEAPGKAGRSAAPVEWGRGGPAVRLGISSVRGIGRELARQIAAGRPYASPEDLARRVSLTLRQIEALATSGAFGGFDMSRREGIWAAGAVAQGGPDRLPGIVTGVAAPELPAMTAAESAQADLWSTGVSPDGHPTRFVREYLAAAGVVTAAGLAAVEAGRRVRVGGVVTHRQRPATAGGTLFINLEDETGLINVVVSKGCWAAHRQVARAAPAMLVRGRLERFEGVTNVIADRLEALPIAASTRSRDFR from the coding sequence GTGGGGTTCACCAATCCGGATGTGTCGTGGAAGGAGTTGGAACGGACGTTGTCGGATCGCGCCCACCCCGGCCGCCCGGCCCGGGCGCCGGTGGAGGCCACCGGCGGCGACAGCCCGGCATGGTCACCGGTACGGTCGGCCTACGAGCCGCCCCCGGGACTGACCCGCCGAACCAACGTCACCCCCTACGCCGAGTTGCACTGCCACTCCACGTTCAGTTTTCTCGATGGCGCCAGTCATCCCGAGGAGTTGGCCGAGGAGGCCGCTCGGCTGGGCCTAGAGGCCCTGGCCATCACCGACCACGACGGTTTTTACGGGGTGGTGCGCTTCGCGGAGGCGGCCCGAGCGGTGGGGGTACCCACGGTGTTCGGGGCCGAGTTGTCACTCGGGCTCACCAAAGCGCAGAACGGGGTTCCCGACCCCGAGGGCACCCATCTGCTCGTACTGGCCCGGGATCCCGAGGGCTATGCCCGCTTGGCATCGGTGATGAGCACCGCGCATCTGGCCGGGGCGGAGAAGGGCAAGCCGGATTATCGAGACATCGCCTGGGACACAGTGCATGGCGAGCATTGGCTGGTGCTCACGGGCTGCCGCAAGGGTTCGGTGCCCGCTGCTCTGGAGCGGCATGGCCCGGCCGCCGCCGCCCGAGAGTTGGAGGCACTGATTGCTACTTTTGGTCGCGCCAATGTGGTGGTCGAACTCTGCGATCACGGTGATCCCCTCGACTCACACCGCAACGACGCCCTGGCTCGCTTGGCGATCCAAGCGGGAGTGGATGTGGTGGCCACTACCAACGCCCACTACGCCACGCCGGCCGGTCGGCCGCTCGCCACGGCCATGGCGGCGGTACGGGCGCGGCGCAGCATGGATGAACTCGACGGCTGGCTGCCCGCCTGTGCCGGAGCGCATTTACGTTCGGGTGATGAGCAGGCCCGCCGTTTTGCCCGGTGGCCCGGGGCGGTGGAGCGGGCGGCCGAGTTGGGCCGGGCTTGTGCGTTTGATCTGCACCTGGTGGCGCCGCGGCTGCCGCCGTTTGCGTGTCCCGATGGAGGGAGTGAGATGGCCTACCTCCGCCACCTCACCGCCACCGGCGCCCAGTCGCGTTACGGCTCGGGGGGCGAGGAACGAGTGGCGGGGGCGTACCGTCAGATCGAGCACGAACTGGCCATGATCGAGCAACTCGGTTTCCCCGGTTATTTCCTGGTGGTGTGGGACATCGTGGACTTTTGCCGCCGCTCAAACATCTACTGCCAGGGGCGGGGCAGTGCCGCCAACAGCGCGGTCTGTTACGCCCTGGGCATCACCAATGTTGATGCCGTGCAACTCGGCCTGCTGTTCGAGCGCTTCCTATCCCCCGAGCGCGATGGGCCACCCGACATCGACATCGACATCGAATCGGGGCGCCGGGAAGAGGTGATCCAGTACGTCTACGCCAAGTACGGCCGCCGCCATGCCGCCCAGGTGGCCAACGTCATCACCTACCGCGCCAAGTCGTCGATCCGCGATGTGGCCAAGGCGCTCGGGTATGCCCCCGGTCAGCAGGATGCCTGGGCAACACAGGTCGATGCCGGGGGTGGAGTGGCGGTCACGGCCCAGCAGCAGAAGGTGGAACAGGAGATCCCCGCCGACGTCCTGGCCCTAGCCGCCGCCCTTGAGCACGCCCCCCGTCATCTGGGGATCCACTCGGGCGGCATGGTGATCTGCGACCGCCCGATTGTGGAGGTGTGCCCGGTGGAATGGGCCCGGATGGAGAATCGCACGGTCCTTCAGTGGGACAAGGACGACTGCGCCGCGGTGGGTCTGGTGAAGTTCGATCTGCTGGGCCTCGGGATGCTCGAGGTGCTGCACGGCTGCATCGACATGGTGCGAGAGGTCCACGGCGACCTGCACGTCGATCTCGCCACTCTTCCCCAAGACGATGAGGTGTACGACATGCTCAGCCGGGCCGACTCGATCGGGGTATTCCAGGTGGAGAGCCGGGCCCAAATGGCCACGTTGCCCCGTCTGCGGCCACGGGTCTTCTACGACCTGGTGGTGGAGGTGGCTTTGATTCGTCCCGGTCCCATCCAGGGGGGATCGGTGCACCCGTACATTCGTCGCCGCAACGGCCAGGAGGAAGTGACGTATCTACACCCACTCTTGGAACGGTCACTCAACAAGACCCTGGGAGTGCCGCTGTTCCAGGAGCAGTTGATGCAGATGGCCATCGATGTCGCTGGCTTCAGCCCTGGCGAGGCCGACATGCTCCGACAGGCCATGGGCTCCAAGCGCAGTCGCGAACGGATGGAGCGACTGCACCAGCGTTTCGCCAAGGGGGCGGGGGAGCGCGGCGTGTCGCCCGATGTCATCGAGGTGATTTGGGAGCAGTTGGCGGCCTTCGCTAGTTATGGCTTCCCCGAGAGCCACTCGGTGAGTTTTGCCTATCTGGTCTACGCGTCGTCATGGTTGAAACGTTGGTACCCGGCGGCGTTCTGCGCCGCGCTGCTCGATGCGCAGCCGATGGGCTTCTACGCCCCGCACACCCTGGTGGGGGATGCCCGTCGTCATGGCGTGGAGGTACGCACCCCCGACCTCAACGCATCGGCCGCCATCACCACCCTGGAGGGGGAGGCGCCAGGGAAGGCGGGCCGGTCCGCCGCCCCGGTGGAGTGGGGCCGGGGCGGGCCGGCGGTGCGGTTGGGGATCTCCTCGGTGCGGGGAATCGGTAGGGAACTGGCCCGGCAGATCGCCGCGGGGCGGCCCTATGCCAGCCCGGAGGACCTGGCCCGTCGGGTGTCGCTCACCCTCCGCCAGATCGAGGCGCTGGCTACCAGTGGGGCTTTTGGCGGTTTCGACATGTCGCGGCGGGAGGGAATCTGGGCGGCGGGGGCGGTGGCCCAGGGCGGACCAGATCGGTTGCCGGGGATCGTCACCGGCGTGGCCGCCCCCGAGTTGCCCGCCATGACCGCTGCTGAATCGGCCCAGGCTGATTTGTGGTCTACCGGTGTGAGTCCCGACGGCCACCCCACCCGATTCGTGCGGGAGTACCTCGCCGCCGCCGGGGTAGTAACAGCAGCGGGTCTGGCGGCAGTGGAGGCAGGCCGCCGGGTTCGAGTGGGGGGCGTGGTCACCCATCGCCAACGGCCCGCTACCGCGGGGGGCACGCTCTTCATCAACCTGGAGGACGAGACTGGCCTGATCAATGTGGTGGTGTCGAAGGGATGCTGGGCTGCGCATCGTCAGGTGGCCCGGGCTGCTCCAGCGATGTTGGTCCGAGGGCGGCTCGAGCGATTTGAGGGTGTGACCAACGTGATTGCCGATCGCCTGGAAGCCCTACCGATCGCGGCGTCCACCCGGAGCCGTGATTTTCGGTGA
- a CDS encoding YbhB/YbcL family Raf kinase inhibitor-like protein: MSSERSFASASMALRLRGLASIGFPTRIERKPPVCDTDFTSPWTTLVLVRSQRLLSLILSLVVAGPIVACSRADGRSLPPPDRASTTAPSTPALQTTPASAFTLRSTSFPNGQVLAANLTCQGLGTSPDFTWTAPPADAVELALVVRDQTEGGYLHWVVTGIDPTSTGFGGGGMPEGALTAVNSSGISGWSPPCPPAGTGVHTYEATLYALKSIPPVEAGAPGTPTVALIEGARIAQASLTATYSPDATVTIP, from the coding sequence ATGAGTTCCGAAAGATCCTTCGCTTCGGCGAGCATGGCTCTGAGGTTGCGGGGTCTGGCATCCATCGGGTTCCCGACCAGGATAGAACGCAAACCGCCAGTCTGTGACACGGACTTCACTTCCCCCTGGACCACACTGGTGCTCGTGCGTTCACAACGACTCCTCTCACTGATCCTCTCCCTCGTGGTGGCGGGCCCCATAGTGGCCTGCTCCCGAGCCGACGGCCGCTCGCTCCCACCCCCCGACCGCGCCAGCACCACCGCGCCGAGCACACCGGCCCTACAGACCACCCCGGCCAGTGCGTTCACCCTCCGCAGCACCTCTTTTCCCAACGGACAGGTCCTGGCGGCCAACCTCACCTGTCAGGGCCTGGGAACATCGCCCGACTTCACCTGGACCGCCCCGCCCGCCGATGCGGTCGAACTGGCCCTGGTGGTGCGCGATCAGACCGAGGGTGGCTATCTGCATTGGGTCGTCACCGGCATCGATCCCACCAGTACTGGATTCGGTGGCGGCGGCATGCCCGAGGGTGCCCTGACGGCTGTGAACAGCAGCGGTATCTCCGGATGGTCACCGCCATGTCCGCCCGCCGGAACGGGGGTGCACACCTATGAGGCCACCCTCTACGCCCTGAAGTCGATCCCCCCCGTGGAGGCGGGTGCCCCCGGGACGCCCACGGTGGCACTCATCGAGGGGGCCCGCATCGCCCAGGCCAGCCTCACCGCTACCTACTCACCCGACGCGACCGTCACGATCCCATAG
- a CDS encoding rhomboid family intramembrane serine protease → MVAMMWGVELVDIPLGGGLDRFGIRPRRVDGLDGIVASPFLHDGFGHLVANTLPFLVMGSVVALGGARRFVKVTVIIGLVAGAGTWLTGSSQSIHIGASGLVFGYFTYLLLRGLFDRQVGYLIVGVITFVVYGGALWGLFPRPGVSWQSHVFGALGGVVAAFVVHGGRSEDDEA, encoded by the coding sequence ATGGTGGCGATGATGTGGGGGGTGGAGTTGGTGGACATTCCCCTCGGTGGCGGCCTCGACCGTTTCGGCATTCGGCCCCGGCGCGTGGATGGGCTCGACGGCATCGTCGCTTCCCCATTCCTCCACGACGGGTTCGGTCACCTGGTGGCCAACACCCTTCCCTTTCTGGTGATGGGCAGCGTGGTCGCTCTGGGGGGCGCCCGCCGCTTCGTGAAGGTGACGGTCATCATTGGGTTGGTGGCCGGGGCGGGCACCTGGCTGACGGGCTCATCCCAGTCGATCCACATCGGGGCGAGCGGCTTGGTGTTTGGCTACTTCACCTACCTCTTGCTGCGGGGCCTGTTCGACCGTCAGGTCGGCTACCTCATCGTGGGGGTCATCACCTTCGTGGTCTACGGGGGAGCGCTGTGGGGGCTGTTCCCCCGGCCGGGAGTCTCCTGGCAGAGCCACGTCTTCGGTGCCCTCGGCGGGGTGGTGGCGGCCTTTGTGGTTCATGGCGGGCGCTCGGAAGACGACGAAGCCTGA
- the mca gene encoding mycothiol conjugate amidase Mca — protein MPADPLCLLSVHAHPDDESSKGAGTVAKYHDDGVRTVLVCCTGGEEGDILNPAMDTEEVKADIAAVRRAELAAAAVIIGYDEVVMLDYRDSGMADSEANANPDCFARAPLAEAAERLATILRRTRPQVVLTYGDEQGGYPHPDHLRVHEITQPAIDQAADATWVSDAGEPWQVAKVYYSVWSKKRIELTHTKYLELGLESPYSQEWLDRPWQDDRINASIPIDGYGEVRFEALLAHATQIDPESPFWFGLPREVAASIHPYDDYIRASSRVPVSSLEDDLFAGLHADAPIS, from the coding sequence ATGCCCGCCGATCCTCTGTGCCTCCTGTCTGTCCACGCCCACCCCGACGACGAATCGTCGAAGGGGGCGGGGACCGTGGCGAAGTATCACGACGACGGGGTCCGCACGGTCCTCGTCTGCTGCACCGGTGGCGAGGAGGGCGACATCCTCAACCCGGCCATGGACACCGAGGAGGTCAAGGCCGACATCGCTGCGGTTCGGCGGGCTGAGCTCGCGGCCGCGGCGGTCATCATCGGCTACGACGAGGTCGTGATGCTCGACTACCGCGACTCCGGCATGGCTGACAGCGAGGCCAACGCCAACCCGGATTGCTTCGCCCGCGCTCCTTTGGCCGAGGCGGCGGAGCGGTTGGCCACGATCCTCCGGCGCACTCGGCCGCAGGTGGTGCTCACCTACGGCGACGAGCAGGGGGGCTATCCGCACCCTGACCATCTGCGGGTGCACGAGATCACCCAGCCCGCCATCGACCAAGCAGCCGATGCGACGTGGGTTAGCGACGCCGGGGAGCCCTGGCAGGTGGCCAAGGTCTATTACTCGGTGTGGTCGAAAAAGCGGATCGAACTCACTCACACCAAATATCTGGAACTGGGGCTGGAGTCGCCGTATAGCCAGGAGTGGCTTGATCGGCCCTGGCAGGACGACCGCATCAACGCCTCCATCCCCATCGATGGCTATGGCGAGGTGCGCTTCGAGGCGCTGTTGGCTCACGCCACCCAGATCGACCCCGAATCACCGTTCTGGTTTGGGCTGCCCCGGGAGGTGGCGGCGTCGATCCACCCCTACGACGACTACATCCGGGCCAGTAGCCGGGTGCCGGTCTCGAGCCTCGAAGACGACCTGTTCGCCGGGCTCCACGCCGACGCCCCGATCTCCTAG
- a CDS encoding alpha/beta fold hydrolase: protein MTDLAYSVHGEGSPFLWAHGLTNSRAQEETDGLFNWTPLAQQGHQVVRYDARGHGQTGGPLDSAAYRWPQLAIDLLGLLDTLGIQRTAAGGASMGCATLLYAAIDAPERFDRLVLVIPPTAWETRAGQAEQYEGSARYVEKAGKPAWLLAAASAPRPEVFAGLPPFPATADIPEKLLPFVLRGAAASDLPPPDAIATITQPTLVLAWRGDAGHPVSTAEQLAVLLPDARLRIATDLSEVLSWPAQVAAFLDAP from the coding sequence ATGACCGACCTCGCTTACTCTGTCCACGGCGAAGGCTCCCCGTTCCTCTGGGCCCACGGGCTCACCAATAGCCGGGCGCAGGAGGAAACTGACGGCCTCTTCAACTGGACCCCACTAGCCCAGCAGGGTCACCAGGTAGTGCGCTATGACGCCCGGGGCCACGGACAGACCGGAGGGCCGCTGGATTCGGCGGCGTACCGCTGGCCCCAGTTGGCCATCGACCTCCTCGGATTGCTCGACACACTCGGCATCCAGCGCACCGCGGCGGGCGGGGCGTCGATGGGTTGCGCCACCCTGCTCTACGCCGCCATTGACGCCCCCGAGCGCTTCGATCGTCTCGTGCTCGTGATCCCACCCACCGCCTGGGAGACCCGCGCCGGGCAAGCCGAGCAGTATGAGGGGTCGGCCCGCTACGTGGAGAAGGCCGGCAAACCGGCCTGGCTGCTGGCGGCGGCGTCGGCCCCCCGCCCGGAGGTGTTCGCTGGTCTTCCCCCCTTCCCCGCCACCGCCGATATCCCCGAGAAACTCCTCCCCTTTGTGCTGCGGGGGGCGGCCGCCTCGGATCTGCCGCCCCCCGATGCCATCGCCACCATCACCCAACCCACCCTGGTGTTGGCCTGGAGAGGCGATGCCGGTCATCCCGTATCCACCGCCGAACAACTGGCGGTACTCCTTCCCGATGCCCGCCTCCGCATAGCCACCGACCTCAGCGAGGTGCTCTCCTGGCCGGCGCAAGTCGCCGCCTTCCTCGATGCGCCCTAA
- a CDS encoding amidohydrolase, with product MPYIEGRVVHDADAHIMEEPTWLLDHADPSVRAKLQPNADLALSPGEAEAIDQMKARHADPVFRARDAEEIMDRKNFKATGSTIAADRPLALDLLGVASQLLFNTFNNGHLLRLERSGDVDLAYGAATAHNRGMVEFCSVDPRLLPTCYVPLANFERSAAIAGEALAMGAAALLIPSGCPNEHSPSHLGLDPVWRQAEEAGIPIVLHVGGGGQLLHPSYFVNGGAYVPDFHGGDENFRSVDYMAIPGPPTQTLATMIFDGVLERHPALKIGVIEQGAIWMPGWMRQMESAFDAFAKHEARLRNLSLRPSEFVRRQIRATPYPTEDVRWIVEQAGSEVPLFSTDYPHVEGGRRPMERFETSLGDASEAVRQAFYADNFIDLMGTALSRLPVPAH from the coding sequence ATGCCCTATATCGAAGGCCGCGTCGTCCACGATGCCGACGCCCACATTATGGAAGAGCCCACCTGGCTCCTGGACCACGCCGACCCATCGGTGCGGGCAAAGTTGCAACCCAACGCGGACCTCGCCCTGTCTCCGGGTGAGGCCGAGGCGATCGATCAGATGAAGGCCCGCCACGCCGACCCCGTCTTCCGGGCGCGTGATGCCGAGGAGATCATGGATCGTAAGAACTTCAAAGCCACCGGCAGCACCATTGCCGCTGATCGTCCCCTTGCCCTCGATCTGCTCGGCGTGGCTAGTCAGTTGCTCTTCAACACCTTCAACAACGGTCACCTGCTGCGGTTGGAACGCAGCGGCGACGTGGATCTCGCCTACGGCGCCGCCACCGCCCACAACCGCGGCATGGTCGAGTTCTGTTCGGTCGATCCCCGTCTCCTGCCCACCTGCTATGTCCCCCTCGCCAACTTCGAGCGTTCGGCCGCCATCGCCGGCGAGGCCCTCGCCATGGGGGCCGCCGCCCTCCTCATCCCGAGTGGGTGCCCCAACGAGCACTCGCCCAGCCACCTCGGCCTCGATCCGGTGTGGCGCCAGGCGGAGGAAGCCGGGATTCCGATCGTGCTGCACGTGGGTGGCGGGGGCCAACTACTCCACCCGAGCTACTTCGTAAACGGCGGGGCCTATGTGCCGGACTTCCACGGCGGCGATGAGAACTTCCGCTCGGTGGACTACATGGCTATCCCCGGGCCCCCCACCCAAACACTGGCCACCATGATCTTCGATGGGGTCCTCGAGCGGCATCCGGCCCTGAAGATCGGCGTCATCGAGCAGGGGGCGATCTGGATGCCAGGCTGGATGCGCCAGATGGAGAGCGCCTTCGACGCCTTCGCGAAGCACGAGGCGCGGCTGCGGAATCTCTCGCTGCGCCCCAGTGAGTTTGTGCGCCGCCAAATCCGGGCCACGCCCTATCCCACCGAGGACGTGCGCTGGATCGTGGAGCAGGCTGGGAGTGAGGTGCCCTTGTTCTCCACCGACTACCCCCACGTTGAAGGGGGGCGGCGGCCGATGGAGCGATTCGAGACGAGTCTCGGAGACGCCTCCGAGGCCGTGCGTCAGGCGTTCTACGCCGACAACTTCATCGACCTCATGGGCACAGCGCTCAGCCGACTGCCGGTGCCGGCCCACTAA